Proteins encoded in a region of the Massilia sp. UMI-21 genome:
- a CDS encoding LysR family transcriptional regulator, whose protein sequence is MNTLPEWTDLRFFLELARAGTLSGASRRLEVEHTTVARRIDRLEAQLGSTLFDRSREGYELTEVGQALLPHAEAMEGAALAAAEQIGGAEVAAHGVVRLGVPEVFGVRVVAPLLAKLLEQHPDLSIDLLNLPRFANLANREADLGVMLDPPTTGRYMVTRLASFHFYLYASPTYLARHPPILTQADLARHDFVDYVQDRLASRELSYLNELGFTPRRRICCSGMTAQLEAASLGMGLMMAPPYAVPDDGRLVRVLAGFQAERSFWLAAPTDLYRLRRVKVVWNLLRECAEGHPDLFVEESTGPATRLPVA, encoded by the coding sequence ATGAATACGCTGCCTGAGTGGACCGACCTGCGTTTCTTCCTGGAGCTGGCGCGCGCCGGTACGCTGTCGGGCGCGTCGCGCCGGCTGGAAGTGGAGCACACCACCGTGGCGCGCCGCATCGATCGGCTCGAGGCGCAGCTCGGTTCGACCCTGTTCGACCGTTCGCGCGAAGGCTATGAACTGACCGAGGTCGGCCAGGCGCTGCTGCCGCACGCCGAGGCCATGGAGGGAGCGGCGCTGGCCGCGGCCGAGCAGATCGGCGGGGCCGAGGTGGCCGCGCACGGCGTGGTGCGCCTCGGCGTGCCGGAAGTGTTCGGCGTGCGGGTGGTGGCGCCCTTGCTGGCCAAACTGCTGGAGCAGCACCCGGACCTGTCGATCGACCTGCTCAACCTGCCGCGCTTCGCCAACCTGGCCAACCGCGAAGCGGATCTCGGGGTCATGCTCGATCCGCCCACCACCGGCCGCTACATGGTCACGCGCCTGGCCTCGTTCCACTTCTACCTGTACGCATCGCCCACCTACCTGGCCAGGCATCCGCCGATCCTGACCCAGGCCGACCTGGCGCGCCACGATTTCGTCGACTACGTGCAGGACCGGCTGGCCAGCCGCGAGCTGTCCTACCTGAACGAGCTCGGTTTCACGCCGCGGCGCCGCATCTGCTGCTCGGGCATGACCGCCCAGCTCGAGGCCGCCTCGCTCGGCATGGGGCTGATGATGGCGCCGCCGTATGCGGTGCCGGACGACGGTCGCCTGGTGCGGGTGCTGGCGGGCTTCCAGGCCGAGCGTTCGTTCTGGCTGGCCGCGCCGACCGACCTGTATCGCCTGCGCCGGGTGAAGGTGGTGTGGAACCTGCTGCGCGAATGCGCGGAAGGGCATCCGGACCTGTTCGTGGAAGAGAGCACGGGCCCGGCGACGCGATTGCCGGTAGCCTGA
- a CDS encoding N-acetyltransferase, with translation MNYRTHIVSSLPEVGQERWDALVAAQDEPNPFLSYAFLHALHASGSAAPDTGWQPQYIVLYDGEELAAALPLYVKGHSYGEYVFDWAWADAYQRHGLDYYPKLLCAIPFTPVAGPRLLAVDDAARAALVEVLVATQGAADVSSTHVLFPPEAQARHLADAGFMLRSGVQFHWLNGGYDTFEDFLATLEQKKRKNIRAERRKVREAGVTLRRVRGRDACEADWVLFNRCYRHTYQAHYSTPYLNLDFFRRIGETMPDNILLVIASRAGRDIAASLVIHDQTTLFGRYWGELEHVPCLHFEAAYYQPLEFCIEQKIQVFEGGAQGEHKMARGFLPTRTWSAHWLAHPSFADAIERFLEREKGGIDDYLDELNERNPFRDAGRGPR, from the coding sequence TTGAATTATCGCACGCATATCGTTTCTTCTCTGCCTGAAGTCGGCCAGGAGCGCTGGGATGCGCTGGTGGCGGCACAGGACGAACCCAACCCCTTCCTGTCGTATGCTTTCCTGCACGCGCTGCACGCATCCGGCAGCGCGGCGCCCGACACCGGCTGGCAGCCCCAGTACATCGTGCTCTACGACGGCGAGGAGCTGGCCGCCGCCCTGCCGCTGTACGTCAAGGGCCACTCCTACGGCGAGTACGTGTTCGACTGGGCCTGGGCCGACGCCTACCAACGGCACGGGCTCGACTATTATCCCAAGCTGCTGTGCGCGATTCCGTTCACGCCGGTGGCCGGGCCGCGCCTGCTGGCGGTCGACGATGCCGCGCGCGCGGCCCTGGTCGAGGTGCTGGTGGCCACCCAGGGCGCGGCAGATGTTTCGTCGACCCATGTGCTGTTCCCGCCCGAGGCGCAGGCGCGCCATCTGGCCGACGCCGGTTTCATGCTGCGCAGCGGGGTGCAGTTCCACTGGCTGAACGGGGGATACGACACGTTCGAAGACTTCCTGGCCACGCTCGAGCAGAAGAAGCGCAAGAACATCCGCGCCGAGCGGCGCAAGGTGCGCGAAGCGGGCGTCACCCTGCGCCGTGTGCGGGGGCGCGACGCGTGCGAGGCCGACTGGGTGCTGTTCAACCGCTGCTACCGCCACACCTACCAGGCGCATTACTCGACGCCCTACCTGAACCTGGACTTCTTCCGGCGCATCGGCGAGACGATGCCCGATAACATCCTGCTGGTCATCGCCTCGCGCGCCGGCCGCGACATCGCGGCCTCGCTGGTGATCCACGACCAGACCACCCTGTTCGGGCGCTACTGGGGCGAACTCGAACACGTGCCCTGCCTGCACTTCGAGGCCGCCTACTACCAGCCGCTCGAGTTCTGCATCGAACAGAAGATCCAGGTCTTCGAGGGCGGCGCCCAGGGCGAGCACAAGATGGCGCGCGGCTTCCTGCCGACCCGTACCTGGTCGGCGCACTGGCTGGCGCACCCGTCGTTCGCCGATGCCATCGAGCGCTTCCTGGAGCGCGAGAAAGGCGGGATCGACGACTACCTGGACGAGCTGAACGAGCGCAATCCGTTCCGGGATGCGGGCCGCGGGCCGCGCTGA